A genomic window from Sphingobacterium sp. BN32 includes:
- a CDS encoding CapA family protein, whose product MQASAQHRFLFVGDAVLQTEPELSEELKALLFSADIRSCNVEAPLQGFGSPIAKTGPLVAQNPLAADWLIASGFNLFPMANNHIYDYGIEGLLHTMEAFPHDATLGVGTEEDAYDILVQTFDDVKYGFLAYGENGYGALNGDREAGHAWVNSPRVQEDIQRYKKMVDVLIVQVHAGVELLDVPIPEWRARYRRLVDLGADAVICHHPHVMQGIEEYKGKLICYSLGNFYFDYPSNHPQWNLGAVLTLDFQNKECVAYDFQVVKKTGTRVELEEESVSATWLKNLNEKLNASSYIDYVNEAAVRDWEQHHATYYAKPFNGLAKYSLKNMLKHAKRVLFNKSIDYNMIWHNMFIESNKWLVERAIRYKFRQEQK is encoded by the coding sequence ATGCAAGCATCAGCCCAGCATAGATTTCTATTCGTCGGCGACGCCGTGTTGCAGACGGAGCCTGAACTGTCGGAAGAATTAAAGGCTTTGTTATTCTCTGCCGATATTCGTTCATGCAATGTGGAAGCACCTTTGCAGGGCTTTGGTAGCCCTATTGCAAAGACCGGTCCTTTGGTTGCACAGAATCCGCTAGCGGCGGATTGGCTGATCGCTTCGGGATTCAACCTGTTTCCGATGGCGAATAATCACATCTATGATTATGGGATCGAGGGCTTATTACATACCATGGAAGCTTTTCCACATGACGCAACCCTGGGCGTAGGAACGGAAGAGGATGCTTATGATATTTTAGTGCAGACCTTCGACGATGTGAAATATGGGTTTTTGGCGTATGGCGAGAATGGTTATGGGGCGTTAAATGGTGACCGGGAAGCGGGGCATGCTTGGGTCAATAGCCCAAGGGTGCAAGAGGATATACAGCGCTACAAGAAAATGGTCGACGTTTTGATTGTGCAGGTGCATGCAGGAGTAGAGCTATTGGACGTGCCGATTCCGGAATGGCGTGCTCGCTATCGTCGTTTGGTGGATTTAGGCGCTGATGCGGTAATCTGCCATCACCCGCATGTGATGCAGGGAATTGAAGAATACAAGGGCAAACTGATTTGTTATAGCCTAGGGAATTTTTACTTTGATTACCCAAGCAATCATCCACAGTGGAATCTTGGTGCGGTGTTGACCTTAGACTTCCAAAACAAGGAATGCGTTGCTTATGACTTCCAGGTGGTTAAGAAAACAGGGACACGCGTAGAATTGGAGGAGGAGTCGGTTTCTGCGACTTGGCTGAAGAACCTCAATGAGAAGCTAAATGCTTCCTCCTATATTGATTATGTGAATGAAGCCGCTGTGCGCGATTGGGAGCAGCACCATGCGACATACTATGCGAAACCTTTCAATGGATTAGCGAAATATAGCTTGAAGAATATGTTGAAGCATGCGAAAAGGGTATTGTTCAATAAAAGTATTGATTACAATATGATTTGGCATAACATGTTTATTGAAAGCAACAAATGGCTCGTTGAAAGAGCCATTCGGTATAAATTTAGACAGGAACAAAAGTAA
- a CDS encoding DeoR/GlpR family DNA-binding transcription regulator gives MLKEERQAFIIHQINIHNKVLSSDLSVQLNVSEDTIRRDLNELAESGQVLKVYGGALSKSFHYPFQENNVYAKEAKKEIASKAISLIQSGMTVLVGGGTSMIELARLMPKDIQCTFFAISPLVALELAEKENLEVILLGGHLSRNTNIVSGSQVINALSEIKVDLCLLGTNSLSVEEGITDSDWEVVQIKKAMIKCSKKLGVLSIVEKLNSNQKMRVAPLRDINYLITDLDPNHPSLKEFRNQVTVI, from the coding sequence ATGTTAAAAGAAGAAAGACAGGCATTTATTATCCATCAAATTAATATCCACAATAAAGTACTTTCATCTGATCTAAGTGTACAGCTTAATGTTTCGGAGGATACGATTCGTAGAGATTTAAATGAGTTAGCGGAAAGCGGGCAAGTACTGAAGGTATATGGAGGTGCATTATCCAAGTCTTTCCACTACCCTTTCCAGGAAAACAATGTCTATGCAAAAGAGGCAAAGAAAGAAATTGCCAGCAAAGCGATCTCTTTAATACAGAGCGGCATGACCGTACTAGTTGGTGGTGGTACCAGTATGATCGAACTAGCACGCTTGATGCCGAAAGACATACAATGTACTTTTTTCGCCATCAGCCCTTTAGTTGCTTTGGAACTTGCTGAGAAAGAAAATCTAGAAGTCATTCTGTTAGGCGGGCATCTATCTAGAAATACCAATATTGTTTCGGGTTCACAGGTGATCAATGCCTTATCAGAAATCAAAGTCGATCTTTGTTTATTAGGAACTAACAGTTTATCTGTTGAAGAAGGCATCACAGATTCTGACTGGGAGGTTGTGCAGATTAAGAAAGCGATGATTAAATGCTCGAAGAAATTAGGCGTATTGAGCATCGTAGAAAAGCTGAATTCCAATCAGAAGATGCGTGTAGCGCCATTGCGCGATATCAACTACCTGATTACCGATCTAGACCCCAATCATCCAAGTTTAAAAGAGTTCAGAAACCAAGTAACGGTCATCTAA
- a CDS encoding YebC/PmpR family DNA-binding transcriptional regulator produces the protein MGRAFEFRKERKFKRWAKMAVQFTRLGKEIAIAVKEGGPHPENNSRLRTAVQNAKAVNMPKDRVEAAIKRASEKDAKGYEEYVYEGYGPHGVPVLIETATDNTNRTVANIRSYFTKSGGSLGKTGSLDFIFQRKSIFRFPATEELDVEELELELIDGGLEELYVEADEEGNDVVVVQTSFEDFGNMQRLLEEKGIEVSSAKLERISLSHSTLSEEQAADVLKLIDKIEEDDDVQAVYHNMD, from the coding sequence ATGGGTAGAGCTTTCGAATTTAGAAAAGAAAGAAAATTTAAACGCTGGGCCAAAATGGCTGTCCAGTTCACACGTCTTGGAAAAGAAATTGCTATTGCAGTAAAAGAAGGCGGCCCTCACCCGGAAAACAACTCCAGACTGCGTACTGCTGTTCAAAACGCGAAAGCAGTAAACATGCCGAAGGACCGTGTAGAAGCTGCGATCAAGCGTGCTTCCGAAAAAGATGCAAAAGGCTATGAAGAATATGTATACGAAGGCTATGGCCCTCATGGCGTTCCAGTATTGATCGAAACAGCAACGGATAATACCAACAGAACAGTAGCCAATATCCGCAGCTACTTTACCAAGTCCGGCGGCTCATTAGGCAAAACGGGTTCATTAGACTTTATCTTCCAACGTAAATCCATCTTCCGTTTCCCTGCTACAGAGGAATTGGATGTAGAAGAACTAGAATTAGAGCTGATCGACGGAGGCCTAGAAGAATTATACGTTGAGGCTGATGAAGAAGGAAACGATGTAGTCGTGGTGCAAACTTCTTTTGAAGACTTTGGTAATATGCAAAGATTATTGGAAGAGAAAGGCATTGAAGTAAGCTCTGCGAAGCTAGAACGCATTTCCCTATCACATAGTACACTTAGTGAAGAACAGGCTGCAGACGTTCTTAAATTGATCGATAAGATCGAAGAGGACGATGATGTGCAAGCTGTTTACCACAATATGGACTAA
- a CDS encoding NAD-dependent epimerase/dehydratase family protein, with amino-acid sequence MKECILMIGANGQIGSELAAALRIKFGKENVITSDIRAPKEIAEGEIFETLNVLDKEGIRSLLEKYKPTQIYLLAAMLSATGEQYPQKAWDLNMNGLLNVLDLAVELGIKKIFWPSSIAVFGPHSPKIDTPQYCVMDPNSIYGISKLAGERLVEYYHNRYGLDIRSVRYPGIISWRTEPGGGTTDYAVHIFFEAIRQGKYASFLSENSELPMLYMDDAVRGTIELMDAPESALTIRSSYNLAGISFTPKQIAEEIKKILPNFEISYSENDPRQAIADSWPKSINDDEARKDWGWKPTFDLKAMTEDMLSNLKSKL; translated from the coding sequence ATGAAAGAATGCATATTGATGATTGGAGCCAACGGTCAAATCGGCTCCGAATTAGCAGCAGCTTTACGAATTAAATTCGGAAAAGAAAATGTGATCACCTCTGACATTAGAGCTCCCAAAGAAATTGCCGAAGGAGAGATATTTGAAACATTAAACGTCCTGGATAAAGAAGGAATCCGCTCCTTATTAGAGAAATACAAACCTACACAGATTTACTTACTTGCCGCAATGCTATCAGCCACCGGCGAACAATACCCTCAGAAAGCTTGGGACTTAAACATGAACGGGTTATTAAACGTTCTAGACCTTGCCGTTGAGTTGGGCATCAAGAAAATCTTCTGGCCAAGTTCTATCGCGGTGTTTGGACCACACTCTCCAAAAATAGATACACCGCAGTATTGTGTCATGGATCCTAACAGTATCTATGGTATCAGTAAGCTTGCTGGTGAGCGTTTGGTCGAGTATTACCATAACCGTTATGGATTAGATATCCGCAGCGTTCGCTACCCTGGCATTATCTCCTGGCGTACAGAACCGGGAGGCGGCACAACAGACTATGCCGTACATATCTTCTTCGAAGCCATTCGTCAAGGAAAGTACGCAAGTTTCCTATCCGAAAACAGCGAACTCCCTATGCTTTATATGGATGATGCTGTAAGAGGAACAATCGAGTTAATGGACGCACCTGAATCGGCATTAACCATCCGTTCGAGCTATAATTTAGCAGGAATTAGCTTCACTCCTAAACAAATAGCCGAAGAAATTAAAAAAATTCTTCCTAATTTTGAAATCTCGTATTCCGAGAATGATCCTCGTCAGGCAATTGCAGACTCATGGCCAAAAAGCATCAACGATGACGAAGCCAGAAAAGATTGGGGTTGGAAACCAACTTTCGATCTGAAAGCGATGACAGAGGATATGTTATCGAATCTGAAATCAAAATTATAA
- a CDS encoding aspartate-semialdehyde dehydrogenase has translation MKVAVVGATGLVGSEMLTVLAERNFPVTELIPVASERSKGKEIDFKGKKYKVVTPTEAIALKPDVALFSAGGSTSTEFAPLFAEAGITVIDNSSAWRMDPSKKLIVPEVNGDVLEANDKIIANPNCSTIQMVVVMKPLHEKYKIKRVVVSTYQSVTGTGVKAVDQLMNERAGKDGEKAYPYQIDLNVIPHIDVFQDNGYTKEEMKMIQETNKIMGDDSIKVTATTVRIPVVGGHSESVNIEFENDFDLAELRAALEAQEGIIVVDNPANLEYPMPKDAHGKDEVFVGRIRRDESQANTVNLWIVADNLRKGAATNAVQVAELLQKKGLI, from the coding sequence ATGAAAGTTGCAGTAGTAGGCGCGACAGGACTTGTCGGGTCAGAAATGTTGACAGTATTGGCGGAACGTAATTTCCCGGTAACAGAGTTAATTCCCGTAGCTTCGGAGCGTAGCAAGGGTAAGGAAATTGACTTTAAGGGGAAGAAGTATAAGGTTGTGACGCCTACTGAAGCTATTGCACTGAAACCGGATGTTGCTTTATTTTCTGCAGGTGGCAGCACGTCGACTGAGTTTGCGCCCTTGTTCGCCGAAGCTGGAATTACAGTAATCGATAATTCATCCGCATGGCGTATGGACCCGAGCAAGAAGTTGATTGTTCCTGAAGTAAACGGCGATGTGTTGGAAGCGAACGACAAGATCATCGCTAATCCGAATTGCTCAACAATTCAGATGGTGGTTGTTATGAAACCGCTTCATGAGAAATACAAAATCAAACGTGTCGTGGTTTCGACCTATCAGTCGGTGACTGGTACGGGTGTGAAAGCCGTTGATCAGCTGATGAACGAACGCGCAGGTAAGGATGGTGAGAAAGCTTATCCGTATCAGATTGACTTGAACGTTATCCCTCATATCGATGTATTCCAAGATAATGGCTACACGAAAGAGGAAATGAAGATGATTCAGGAAACAAATAAGATTATGGGCGATGATTCGATCAAAGTTACGGCGACTACGGTACGTATTCCGGTAGTTGGTGGACACTCGGAGTCTGTAAATATTGAGTTTGAAAATGATTTCGACCTTGCGGAATTAAGAGCGGCTTTGGAAGCGCAAGAAGGAATTATTGTGGTTGATAATCCGGCGAATCTGGAATACCCAATGCCTAAAGATGCGCACGGTAAAGACGAGGTTTTCGTAGGACGTATCCGTCGTGATGAATCGCAAGCAAATACAGTAAACCTTTGGATCGTGGCAGATAACTTACGTAAAGGTGCTGCAACAAACGCAGTGCAAGTAGCGGAGTTATTGCAGAAGAAGGGATTGATTTAG
- a CDS encoding kelch repeat-containing protein, translating into MNKRNWLVLLLVGVFAITSLNSCKKDEESTDTTDNGPTEWTRASVFTGDPRSNAATFTLDKVAYLVGGYIKTGNTLKDNYAFNGTEWTQKADFTGSARHSAVGFAVGGKGYVGLGYDGDKALKDFYQYDPNTNTWTKKADFPGEARFGAVAFTIGDNAYVGLGATPTDKTFSDFYKYDPASDTWTAIATKFTYKKAYAFAFVINNVAYVGGGTSNNAYPEEFFSFDGTEWKKLGDLKTDDIDVRRANASAFAIGSNGYVVSGRSASGVVTSVWKYTPSDDSWTSKHQALSIAREKAIGFAIDGKGYVATGISASTYLDDNWQFVPVR; encoded by the coding sequence ATGAACAAGAGAAACTGGCTTGTATTACTTTTAGTCGGCGTTTTTGCTATTACATCACTTAACTCATGTAAAAAAGACGAAGAAAGTACGGATACAACAGACAATGGACCGACAGAGTGGACAAGAGCATCTGTATTTACTGGCGACCCTCGTAGTAACGCTGCTACTTTCACATTGGATAAAGTTGCTTACTTAGTAGGTGGTTACATCAAAACTGGTAATACATTGAAAGACAACTATGCTTTCAATGGCACAGAATGGACTCAAAAAGCAGATTTTACAGGTTCAGCTAGACATTCAGCAGTAGGTTTCGCTGTGGGTGGAAAAGGATATGTTGGTTTAGGATATGATGGCGATAAAGCATTGAAAGATTTCTATCAGTACGACCCAAACACAAATACTTGGACTAAGAAAGCCGATTTCCCAGGTGAGGCTCGCTTTGGTGCTGTAGCATTCACTATCGGTGACAACGCTTACGTAGGATTAGGAGCAACACCAACTGATAAAACATTCAGTGACTTCTACAAATATGACCCTGCTTCCGATACTTGGACTGCAATCGCGACTAAATTTACGTACAAAAAAGCGTATGCTTTTGCATTCGTAATCAATAATGTTGCATACGTTGGTGGTGGTACATCAAACAACGCTTACCCTGAAGAGTTCTTCTCATTCGATGGTACCGAGTGGAAAAAATTAGGCGACCTAAAAACGGATGATATCGATGTTAGACGTGCTAATGCTTCTGCATTTGCGATTGGTAGCAATGGTTATGTTGTGAGCGGTCGTTCAGCATCAGGTGTCGTAACTAGCGTTTGGAAATATACGCCTTCAGACGATTCATGGACTAGCAAACACCAAGCATTATCTATCGCTCGTGAAAAAGCAATCGGTTTTGCTATCGATGGTAAAGGTTATGTAGCAACTGGTATTTCAGCTTCTACTTACCTTGATGATAACTGGCAATTTGTTCCTGTTAGATAA
- a CDS encoding DUF4270 family protein, with amino-acid sequence MIKNIQLTFLIILSFCVSLFFVSCDKDMSISLKNENIDNLNLTSSDTLSAIVSTVLMPNIPTSGTGDTTTRLLVGKVSQGPIGSVTSNAYFRLMPENVSNDIPKNAVYDSITLVLRPTFDKYTHGDTTKLQTIVAHRVTQTLEQTTLNNTMTGQPIPVYISGASIFGQQKFAYDANPLGSVTFMPHMHKRDSVSIRLADAWGTELFEKIRTADYVFNSTANFQEYFKGMVLVPAASNTAIIGFHNILSVNIHYSYNGADGFKKSTAKTLQMGDRRFHYNNFETDRSGTAFATLSTTKEIPSSASNGVSYIQGGTGVVTKITFPGLAEFMQTQNIAINKAELIIEVASKDVGHYTAALKPMLWIATDNIPTGYVNTPFANAVQHGTYEVGNNTGRNGRYIFNMIQYIRSANDENAKDKSLFLSVSPQGESINRGQQVPPLTIPSELYYSANTSILATENNKPKIKLNIVYTKFK; translated from the coding sequence ATGATTAAAAATATACAATTAACTTTCCTTATTATCCTAAGTTTCTGTGTGAGCCTATTCTTCGTAAGTTGCGATAAGGATATGTCTATTTCATTGAAAAATGAAAACATCGATAACTTAAACTTAACTTCATCCGATACACTTAGCGCCATCGTTTCAACTGTGCTGATGCCAAATATTCCGACTTCCGGAACTGGCGATACAACAACGCGTTTATTGGTGGGAAAAGTTTCACAAGGTCCGATTGGAAGTGTTACGTCAAATGCTTATTTCCGCTTAATGCCAGAAAATGTCAGCAATGATATTCCAAAGAATGCAGTTTATGACTCGATCACTTTGGTTCTACGTCCAACGTTTGACAAATATACACATGGTGACACAACGAAATTGCAAACCATTGTAGCACATCGCGTAACTCAAACGTTAGAGCAAACAACATTGAATAACACGATGACAGGCCAACCGATTCCCGTATATATTTCAGGAGCTTCCATTTTTGGACAGCAAAAGTTCGCATACGACGCGAATCCTTTAGGTTCGGTGACCTTTATGCCACATATGCACAAACGTGACTCGGTGAGCATTCGATTGGCAGATGCTTGGGGTACGGAGTTATTCGAAAAAATCCGCACCGCAGACTATGTCTTCAATTCGACCGCGAACTTTCAAGAGTATTTTAAGGGTATGGTATTAGTGCCGGCAGCAAGCAACACAGCAATTATCGGTTTCCACAATATCCTTTCTGTAAATATACATTACTCATATAATGGTGCTGATGGCTTTAAAAAGTCAACTGCTAAGACACTTCAAATGGGAGATCGTCGATTCCATTACAATAATTTCGAAACGGATAGATCAGGCACAGCCTTCGCGACGCTTAGTACAACGAAAGAAATTCCTAGTTCAGCAAGCAATGGGGTAAGCTATATTCAAGGTGGAACAGGCGTAGTGACCAAGATTACTTTCCCTGGTTTAGCAGAATTTATGCAAACACAGAATATTGCCATCAACAAAGCTGAATTGATTATCGAAGTGGCTTCAAAAGATGTCGGACATTATACGGCAGCATTAAAACCTATGTTATGGATTGCGACAGATAATATCCCGACAGGCTATGTAAATACGCCTTTCGCCAATGCGGTACAGCATGGCACCTATGAGGTAGGAAACAATACTGGCCGCAACGGACGTTATATTTTCAACATGATCCAATACATTCGCTCGGCAAATGATGAGAATGCAAAAGATAAATCCTTATTTTTATCTGTCTCGCCACAAGGAGAGTCAATAAACCGAGGACAACAAGTTCCTCCATTGACAATTCCATCGGAATTGTACTATAGCGCAAATACTAGTATTTTAGCAACAGAGAACAACAAACCAAAAATTAAATTAAACATCGTATATACAAAATTTAAATAA
- a CDS encoding sensor histidine kinase KdpD, producing MLKKYKILILAIILTAGGITLVLSIWLYGNYQNRKMYFLGTADHILFDVIQDFYQENEQELVKQNQLLRFNRVERVVKAISDRYPDVNRDTVKKLVEDNGFNKDNILDEVAVSKRGKFGGGKFSRHLISTMAIRNIQWDQRTVDTLSKRLEQALRARKQYSPFELKVVTLTEVDSMSRDEIYKSRYKLFKTRPILIDPSEDKYLEIDFLDPRSFLLFSIGWQLTISIFLVLALVGTFFYLLATIKKQNQLAMLRKSFVNNMTHELKTPVSTVMAAVESIQRFGAKDDKERMNRYLNISKHELEHLSNMIERVLQVDIAETNGVSLNKTSFELATLIEECVENTRLFAKKPISITFQNDSQNSLIQADHAHLKNVLTNLFDNAVKYSSDEVKIDVHLKEQDDQYILQIRDNGNGIPKTYQKSVFDLFFRVPSGDIHDVKGFGLGLAYVKQIVNQHGGHIELDSELSVGSNFVIRLPK from the coding sequence ATGTTAAAAAAGTATAAAATATTGATACTGGCGATTATCCTGACGGCTGGAGGTATAACGTTGGTGCTCAGCATATGGCTCTACGGCAACTACCAAAACCGCAAAATGTATTTCCTGGGAACCGCCGATCATATACTTTTTGATGTGATTCAGGACTTTTATCAGGAGAACGAACAGGAGCTAGTTAAACAGAATCAATTATTACGTTTTAACCGCGTTGAACGGGTTGTTAAGGCGATCAGCGACCGGTACCCGGATGTGAATAGGGATACAGTGAAGAAACTGGTGGAAGATAATGGCTTCAACAAAGACAATATCCTAGATGAGGTGGCGGTTTCCAAACGTGGTAAGTTTGGTGGCGGTAAGTTTTCCAGACATCTCATTTCTACCATGGCAATCCGCAATATACAATGGGATCAAAGAACCGTTGATACGCTTTCCAAGCGGTTGGAACAGGCTTTGCGCGCCAGAAAGCAATACAGCCCCTTCGAGTTGAAAGTCGTCACGTTGACAGAGGTCGACAGCATGAGTAGAGATGAGATTTACAAGTCGAGGTATAAGCTGTTTAAGACACGCCCCATCTTGATTGATCCCTCGGAAGACAAGTATCTGGAGATTGACTTCCTGGATCCTCGATCTTTCCTATTGTTCTCTATCGGGTGGCAATTGACGATTTCGATATTCTTAGTTTTGGCGCTCGTGGGAACATTTTTCTATTTGCTAGCGACAATCAAAAAGCAGAATCAGCTGGCAATGTTGCGAAAGTCGTTCGTTAATAACATGACGCATGAGTTGAAAACGCCAGTCTCTACGGTGATGGCTGCGGTAGAATCTATACAACGCTTTGGGGCGAAAGACGATAAGGAACGGATGAATCGTTATCTCAATATCTCGAAGCATGAACTTGAGCACCTTTCCAACATGATCGAACGGGTATTGCAGGTGGATATCGCGGAGACGAATGGTGTTTCGCTGAATAAAACATCCTTCGAATTAGCCACTTTGATTGAGGAGTGCGTAGAGAATACACGACTATTTGCAAAAAAACCAATATCCATAACCTTCCAAAACGATAGCCAGAACAGCCTGATACAAGCCGATCATGCACATTTGAAAAATGTATTGACGAATCTTTTCGACAATGCGGTGAAATACTCATCCGATGAGGTGAAAATTGATGTACATTTGAAGGAACAGGACGATCAGTATATTCTTCAAATCCGCGACAACGGCAATGGTATTCCGAAAACTTATCAGAAGTCCGTATTCGATTTGTTCTTCCGCGTGCCTTCTGGAGATATACATGACGTCAAAGGCTTTGGCTTAGGATTGGCCTATGTCAAGCAGATTGTTAATCAACATGGAGGTCATATCGAGCTCGATAGCGAACTCTCGGTTGGCAGCAATTTTGTAATACGCTTACCAAAGTAA
- a CDS encoding response regulator transcription factor translates to MTNVLYVEDEESLAMIVSDSLEAHGFMVRHVANGQQALLFHGKYKPDIIVLDVMMPLMDGFTVAKEIRKTDLHTPIIFLTALTQTEDVVKGFKLGANDYVRKPFKIEELIVRIEAALKKTGQGMSDTKFVIGNYTLDTVKNILSNGESNEKLSYREAELLKRLIESKDKVLPRDEIIRTYWSNDTYFTGRSLDVFISRIRKYLSADERIKITNIRGVGYMLSLD, encoded by the coding sequence ATGACCAATGTGCTTTATGTAGAAGACGAGGAGAGTCTGGCAATGATTGTTTCGGATAGTCTAGAGGCTCATGGCTTTATGGTTCGGCATGTGGCTAATGGTCAACAAGCTCTGTTGTTCCACGGGAAATATAAGCCTGATATCATTGTCCTGGATGTCATGATGCCATTGATGGATGGTTTCACCGTCGCTAAGGAAATTCGCAAAACGGATCTTCATACACCTATTATTTTCCTGACGGCTCTGACGCAAACTGAAGATGTCGTGAAAGGCTTTAAGTTAGGGGCAAACGACTATGTACGCAAGCCTTTCAAGATTGAAGAGCTGATCGTACGCATCGAGGCTGCCTTAAAGAAAACGGGTCAGGGAATGTCGGATACTAAGTTTGTAATCGGCAATTATACGCTGGATACGGTAAAAAATATTTTATCCAATGGCGAAAGCAACGAAAAGCTGTCCTATCGTGAAGCAGAACTGCTGAAGCGCTTGATCGAAAGTAAAGATAAAGTGCTTCCACGCGATGAAATCATTCGTACCTATTGGAGTAATGATACTTATTTTACAGGCCGAAGCCTGGACGTATTCATCAGTAGAATACGCAAATACCTGTCCGCCGATGAGCGAATTAAGATAACGAATATCCGAGGCGTTGGATATATGTTATCTTTGGATTGA
- the pncA gene encoding bifunctional nicotinamidase/pyrazinamidase, with translation MKALIIVDVQYDFLPEGALAVAKGDEIIPVINSIQKDYDLIVATQDWHPHNHKSFASQHVDKLTFDIIELNGLQQVLWPDHCVQGSYGAELAEELETDRVEAIFRKGMDPEIDSYSGFYDNGRRKNTGLAGYLKDRQVNEVHVCGLAADYCVFYTAMDALDEGFKTSIISKATKAIDKGAFIEKKNEFVQKGGSLL, from the coding sequence ATGAAAGCACTTATTATCGTCGATGTACAGTACGATTTCCTACCAGAGGGTGCATTAGCCGTTGCCAAGGGAGATGAAATTATCCCAGTTATTAATAGCATCCAAAAAGATTACGACCTGATTGTTGCCACGCAAGATTGGCATCCCCATAACCATAAGAGTTTTGCAAGCCAGCATGTTGATAAACTTACCTTTGATATCATCGAGCTTAATGGCCTGCAGCAGGTCCTGTGGCCTGACCACTGCGTTCAGGGCTCCTATGGTGCTGAATTAGCGGAAGAATTAGAGACCGACCGAGTGGAGGCAATTTTCCGTAAAGGCATGGATCCGGAAATCGACAGCTATAGCGGATTCTATGATAATGGACGCCGTAAGAACACAGGTTTAGCGGGTTATTTGAAGGATCGGCAGGTGAATGAGGTACATGTCTGTGGATTAGCGGCAGACTATTGTGTGTTTTACACCGCCATGGACGCGCTGGATGAAGGTTTCAAAACCAGTATCATCAGCAAAGCGACCAAAGCAATCGATAAGGGAGCTTTTATAGAAAAGAAAAACGAATTTGTACAAAAAGGGGGCTCATTATTGTAG